The genome window GTCTTGAGCACGACCAGCGTCccctccagcagggacagggctcaCTGCAAAGGCCCTCAAAGCCAATCAAGGCAATCACACCCTTCCTCAGGCCCACCTCACTCAGCCCCAGAGACCGGCTTtgcctccctcaccccccaaaataacccaaatcaCCCCCAGAATGgcgagggagggagctgcaggccagccagggacccccctccccttctctgcctccacTGTGGGCAGCCGCAACACTAAATaggatggggggtgggggtgagaggggttggaaataattaaaaagaaaaaactcactgcagcagccagaaagtGCCTGGAAGTTTCACCCCTCTTTATTGCCTATTTCCCATCCGAGATCCACAACGTGGGCCAGTGCAGCCAACGACGACTTCGGGGAGCCACCTCAGCTTTGCGGGTGGGGCTTGCAGAAGGTGCGGGGTGAGGTCCCGTcagagcagcccccagcaccggCGGTTGTAGGGGATAAGCCCCTTCCTTTGAGCAGTCTCAGCGACGCcgctggggtgctgggagcccctCTGGAGCCTGCACAGGCGCGCTCTCGGTGCCACCAGCATGGTATGGTGCAGCTCCTGGGGTcgctgctgctcagcatctcGTCTCACATGCTGACCTGCTCCGAGCATCGTCATCAACCGATAACTGCCgtcccctgcaccagctgcaccacCACTGCCCGCAGCTCTCAGGGCCCACACAGAGTTATTGTGCTCGAgtgaagtggaaaagaaaaaaagaaaaatccccaaatgcAAAGGTCAAAGAGCCTCAGTGCTGGAGGGTgagctttcctctccccatgctgctgctgaagcccttGGTGCCATCAGGGCCATTGGGCAGGCGAAGCACCCCACCCCGCAGGCCAAGGGGCTCAGGCACCCGATTTCCTGCCAGGGAATTTCTGGGAGGAGGTGTGGCATGCAGAGCAGGCCTGCTGCCCCTGGGTGCCCACGTAtccaccccgctcccccagccgcaGCCGTGGGGCCACTCCGTGTTGGAGCAGAAGCCGTGGCAGCCACCGGTGCCCAAGCCCATCCCGAGTGGGGGGAAGACTTTCCTGGTGAGGAGCGATCTTGTAAAGGTGTTGCTAAAGTCCCTGGGCTGGAAGGTGCTGCATGGGCAGGTGGGTGCCGAGGGTTCCGTGTTCAGGAGCAGGGACGGTGACACTGGAGCATTGCCTGACTCCGGAGAGCGGTAGAGCAGGGAGCCCCCAATGCCATCGGGGAAGGTCGTGGCCGCCGCCTGCGCCTTCCAATCCCACTGGTGGCCCAGCTTCTTCGCCACCTCCCTCCTGTTCTGAGGTTCCTTCTTGGAGaccttccagcagagccagaccaccCTGATGCTCTCACCGCACTGGTGGCTTCGGCAGCCGAGGTGCTCAAAGGCCCTGCGGGCGCTCCCCAGCCTATCGTACTCCACCAGGGCACAGCGCTTTCTCAGCAGCTCGGGGAAGAGCGACGTGTATTTCCGCACATCCGAGGGCAGCTTGCGGCCCGGCTGCAGGATGCGGATGGATACAATGGCACCAAAGGGGCTGAACATACTCACGATGGTCCCCATGAATTTATTCTGGAtcggcagcagctcccaggccagcagcagtttgctgggGGAGAAGCTCCGCAGGGACTCGGAAAGGGGGACCCGCCGCCTCACTTTGGTGCCCTCCTTGTTCACTTCCAGCAGCTCCGAGAACTGCAGGGCGTAGAGTGTGAGCCGCCAGTCACGCGTCAGGTATTTCATCTGTGGGAGAAAGGGAGCCACTGCGTCCCCATGagtgtccccaggcagggaccacCCTCAATCCATCAACCAGGCAGGCTGAAGTCACGGCAAGGCACCATTCCCCTTTCACATGAGCAGATGCGGGTCTGCAGCAGGTGGTCTCCAGTGCCCCCTGGATTGCAGCaacaagctgctgcttcccagtacCTCACACCAGCAGCACTTCACTGCGCTTTTTTGGTTAAGGGATGGTCTCTCCCAAAGCAGCGCGGGGGGACAAcgggcagaagaggcaaatccagcactgaggagtgttcactgcttccccagccaccctccctggttgcagaactgctgcagcacatcgagggcagggagcagagcccagctctgcaccaccagcacttccctgggaCACAGACAGCCTGAGGGGAGCCTGgacctccccacacaccccaccaGAGACCAGACAGAGCACACCCAGACACCCTCCACCCAAAGGCCCTTTCCCACCCCGGCTGGCAGGTGCCATGGGCTGCCTACCTCCTTGAAGGACGTCAGCAGTTTGATGCTGACGAAGCCCATCTTGTTGTTTTGGActtgtttcagaaggaaagcatccTTGGACAGGTTCTCATCAGAAAAGTAGAACTCCACCTGGGACACAATTCTCCGGACCAGCTGCGGGTCGGGGGCGGAGGAGCTGCAGTCCAACAGATCAGCCCCACAGACATCGCTTTCATCAGAGaagctcctggcagagcagcagagacaggggtGTGAGCTGGTGGCCTTTGGGAcgcacagcactgcctggtcTCAGCTACAACAGTGCAGATGGCAGAGACACCGCACAGACCCAGGGCCATCAGCTACAGGGGAGCAACGCCAGCCTGCACCCCGTGTGCCTCCCGATGCTGGGAGCACCAATGCCAGACCGTGAACCCCAATCCATCCCCGACAATGGACACATTCCCCTGGGGACAAACACGAGGCaagagcagggctcagcccccgCACGCATCCCAGCGGACACATACCCATTGAAGCTATTTAAGAAGTCCTCCTCTCTGATCAGGGCGAGCGAGCGGCTCTGAGGTGGAAGGAGATGCCGCTCCGGGAAGGAACTCCTTTGTTCCAGCtgaggggtgctgcagctgggctgggaagcgAGCCCTGAGGCCACCCCGGAACTACCTGATGACATTGTCCTTCACCTGGGACATTACAAAGGAGAAGCACAGTGGTAGGAGGCTTCCcaactgcagccagccccagggcagagccctgctctgggctgcagcccccagcccagggttgggggagcagaggcagctcatTGCTGTGCCCTTACCTGCTTAGCAgtgctgagaaaggcagaaagagctgGCTTTACCTCCTAGagacctgcaagcagcaggccccaaacctcccctcctccaaactAAGGCTCCTAAAAGACAAAGTGAACTGAAGAAAGGTAAAGCCCTTAGAGCACCCAAGCTGCTGGCTTATAAAGGCAGCCACTCAgaatgagctgcagcaggcagttatGGGCCTGCCCCCTCTGAGACCCAGCAGGCTCCAGGTGAAACCTGTCTGCTGgttaaacagccccagctcagccccgggAGCAGCCATGATTGCTAAGCCAGGCCAGGTAGGCaggggaggggcagagccacTGGCACTGGTGCCGGTACCCAGTGGTGCCCGGTGGTGCCCAGCAGGGTGGTGAACTGCTGCCATGAGGCATCTtgatctgtgcctcagtttctgtgtCTTGTGCAGAGGCAGTAAGAGTGACCTGGAGGTGGAAGGAGGGTTGAGTCCAGGGCACTCTTTgggctcctggtgctgccagagTGACAGGCAAaggtctttcttcctgcagcgCTATTCCTCATCccaaggagagggagcagaagagCCCCAAGAATGGGCTgaagcccagggaagggcacaGGCCCCCTGGGAGGGGGTGACACTGTGGGGCAGGACGGCCCATAGCTTCAGTatgagatggggaaggaggtgcGGGATGAAGCTCATCCTTGATGCTTGACCTGCCACCATGGGCAGCGTGGAGATGGGGACATGGCTGTCAGAGCAGCGGGGGCTTGGGCAGGCAGGGCGGCCATGCCAGGCCGGGGGCGATGCCAGGGCATGGTGGGCTGCCCAGGCGGCCGAGAACGGGAGCTGCCCATCTGTGCAGGCATGGGGTTTAGCCGATGTTGCTTTGTGCGCTGTGGCCACAAGGACCAGCCAAGGGCTCGCCACGCGTCCACCCTGAGCTCTCAGAACAACCTGTCACCAGACTGGCAGCACCTCCCATGCGGGCAGCCTGGTCcccggctgcagcactgcagtctcccctgcccaaacaccctgccccagccatgcagggctgctgccgaTGAACCCCCGGGCTGTGCCGCACTCTCCAGCTCAAAGCTCGTCCTTCTGGGATGAGTCCCGGGGACCGGCAATGCCAAACCTCTTCTGGGGTGTCACAAGCCCCCCGTTTTCCCTGGGGGCGGTGCACTTGCTGTCACCCCCGTACCACCTCCTGCCACTCTCTGCTGGTTGGGAAGCGTGTGTCGGTGAGATGGTGGGTGGAAGAGAATGTCCTGGGGTGAGAGGTGgcctgcctggcaggggagCTGCCAACAGCCACGGTCCCTGAAGGGTGGTGGCACTTGGTGGCAGGGGACAACGAGGGCACACCTCACCTGAACTTGCAAAGGGTGGCAGGACACTACAGGGCCGAACTCCAGCCCCCCCCAACCACGTTGCCTCTAGACTGGAagtacctgctgctgccaaccAGCCTTTGCCCACGCGCGGGCACGGcctgtccctggcaggcagcaaggggCCGCGCAGGCAGCCCCGCTTCCCCCGCCCTTCGCTGGGGTCCCATTGCTGAGCCcggcagctccccagcctgccagcccagccccgcagcaaCGCTCGCGCCGGAGTCTCTGCAGGGATTTgccccccggggaggggcgATGGAGCCAGCAGCGAGCCGAACGGGGCCGTGGGCGCCTTCTAACGGCAGCATTCTGAGCTGCGCTTCGCTTTCCACCTGCAGCCGGGTACGCTCGGGGTCAggaggggctgctctgctccccagggggaAATAAGGCCCTCGTTCCCGCCCTGAGAGCTGGTATCCGAAGGAAGGTTCAGGCTGGTCCAGCCGTCCCCGCAAGATGGGATAATCCAGAGGGGGAGTGAAGCGAGCAaggacacagagggagaggctgaTGGTAaagcttccccttcccaaggggAGAGAGCAGGAATGACCTGTCAGCCGGCACACCCCTGTCTCGCTGCTCCCATCCTCCACACCTAGTCTGGAAGCATaattagaaaatgcttcttgtggccccgtgcagagcagcagcctgacctTTCAGACGCTTCTCCCCTCCGTGAACTTTGGTGTAACGGGCATATTACCCCTGCAAACCGGCCGCTCCGCTGTGGTgactctgcctccctgcagacacCGGATCCCTGGCCAAAAGTGCTTTAACTGGACTGCAGTGGGCAGATCCTGCACCTCCCCCGGACACTGTaaggctgcagcatctgcctgacACCTCCTTTCAGTGactaaagaagaaatgggaccACAACAATTCTTGTACAGGCCTGAGCATTTGATACGTGTTTATTGCTCTTCCCAGCTAAAGCTGGGAATTTTGTGCATGTCGGGTTTAGGTGGTTATCCAAGCTCCTTGCacggtgctgcagagctccagagcATCTCGTTTGCCCGTCCGTGGTAAGCAGAAGGTGGCCGGGTTTGGTCGGTAGCAGCTGCAAGGAAGAGCCAATGCGCCAGCTGAAGTTAAGATCAcgctcagtgggagcaggggagtTTAAGACTTGATTGTTCCATTGTTTTTTTAGACCATCTGATCTCATTGGCAGGATCTGAAGTGCAGACTCTGACCCAGGGCGTATTCCTAGTCgttatttacaaatatatccaGCTTTCTCActtgtctcctgctgcttcGATATGAGACATTTACAGACAAACATCACCCCGACAGACAACAGCACGGGACAGTAAGAGGGAAAGATGTGCCACTACACacaccttcttttccctttccactagcaatatttttccaagtgcCACAGCTACCTTAGTACCATTCCGAACGagcaaataatatatttggatAGAATATGCTCTGCTATGAAAATGTACATGGGACCCCTGGAAAAGCTCACATCAAACACTTCATCACGCTCACAACGTCACATCCAACGGgagagtaagtcaggccaagcagcgTGGTGACAAAGgctccttagctgtctcccaagaggtgagaCAAGAGAGtaaacacctcaagtgtatgtacacggatgcacgcagtctaggtaacaacaggaggaactggagctccgtgcccactcagaagggtacgacATCGTAGGAGTAaatgaaacatggtgggacacctcAGACGACTGGGGCATcacaatggacggttacaagctcttttgtAAAGATAGGCAAGGTAGActaggtggaggagttgcactcttgtcatggttttaggtggggtagagttaattttcttcactccagctggtatagtgctgtgctttggacttagcatggaaaaaaaatgttgagacaacacgcagatgttttgggctgttgctgggtagcgcttgtactagtcaaggacttttctagcctcccatgctctgctgggtgcacaagaagccgggaggggagggggcacagctaagagagcggattcaaactgaccaaagggatattccatatcctgtaacgtcatgcccagtatgttaactgggaggggctggccgggggagggaggaagcaatcgcggctcggggacgggcagcgtcggtcggcgggtggtgagcggttgtatcgttcgtgtttctgtgttttttttccctttattttccctttcctttccttttccattttattatcttaacattattgtcattactatcataatcattataattattattattttattgtaatccttaaactgtgcttatctcaagccacaagttcttttgcttgtccaattctcttccccatgccacaggggtggggggcagtgagcaagcggctgggtggtgctcagttgccagctgaggctgaaccacgacaactctacatcaaggaacacctggAATGTATCGAAGCCAACTATGGTGATAGTggctgctctatcgaatgcctctgggttaaagcCAAAGGGGTCAtatccaagcaggacctcacagtgggcttctgctatcgacctcctaaccatggtGACGAAGCCGACAAAgtgatacttggggcactaaagcaagcttctggccaacagagcCTGGTCCTGAcgggtgacttcaactacccagacatctcctggaagaacaatacggcagcttgcATGCCATCTACCAAGTTCCTGGCGTGTATAGAGGACtctttcctgatacaaatgatagacgtgccaaccaggaaggaggcgctgccggacttgctattcacaaaccgggaaagcctgctttgtaatatcttggttagtgacagccttggctgcagcgaccacaatattgtggagtttgggatcctgctgagtgtgctgaaggtcacctctaagacaagggttctaggttttagaagagcaaacttcagtgcgcTCAGGGCTCAACTcggagggattcgatgggaggcttccatggaatacaaaggaggtagtgagagctgggaattcttcaagaactccctattggaagcacaaaaccagtttatcctctacaaaggaagaggaagtaggcagagcaagaggcccccatggctcaaccatgacctcctgggtctactcaaatccagaagggaagcacaccagaaatggagaagcgGAGGATTGTCCAcagagaactacaagggcatagccagagagtgcagagacgcagtcagaaaagcaaaagcccagtttgaattgaaactggctgtagacataaaaaataacaagaaagggttcttcagatgTGTCAACcgcaagcagaaaaagaaggaaaacataggcccattgttaaacggaaaaggagaatcaatcaccaatgatgcagaaaaggcagaggtcctcaacaccttc of Phalacrocorax aristotelis chromosome W, bGulAri2.1, whole genome shotgun sequence contains these proteins:
- the LOC142049687 gene encoding la-related protein 6-like, translated to MSSGSSGVASGLASQPSCSTPQLEQRSSFPERHLLPPQSRSLALIREEDFLNSFNGSFSDESDVCGADLLDCSSSAPDPQLVRRIVSQVEFYFSDENLSKDAFLLKQVQNNKMGFVSIKLLTSFKEMKYLTRDWRLTLYALQFSELLEVNKEGTKVRRRVPLSESLRSFSPSKLLLAWELLPIQNKFMGTIVSMFSPFGAIVSIRILQPGRKLPSDVRKYTSLFPELLRKRCALVEYDRLGSARRAFEHLGCRSHQCGESIRVVWLCWKVSKKEPQNRREVAKKLGHQWDWKAQAAATTFPDGIGGSLLYRSPESGNAPVSPSLLLNTEPSAPTCPCSTFQPRDFSNTFTRSLLTRKVFPPLGMGLGTGGCHGFCSNTEWPHGCGWGSGVDTWAPRGSRPALHATPPPRNSLAGNRVPEPLGLRGGVLRLPNGPDGTKGFSSSMGRGKLTLQH